The following coding sequences lie in one Synechococcus sp. MW101C3 genomic window:
- a CDS encoding fatty acid desaturase — protein sequence MRAGVTARRPPLPKGQRTYKFGTTAFMLAIHVGAVFALLPRFWSWQSVVALAVLYWVTVLGVTLGLHRLLAHRSFVAPRWVERTLVLMGTLACQSGPIEWVGLHRHHHKFSDQANDHHDAGRGLWWSHSDWMLHEIPAVQHVERFTGDLQRDPFYRWLDRWFLLLQIPLGAALWWYGERANVHGGGLGMVLWAIPLRLVIVYHVTWLVNSATHAFGYRNFDSPDLSRNCWWVAILSFGEGWHNNHHAHPASARHGLRWFEFDITWQHIKLLRSLGLAKRIREARYVPGAAYAPNS from the coding sequence ATCCGCGCCGGTGTGACGGCCCGACGCCCGCCTCTGCCAAAGGGCCAGCGGACGTACAAGTTCGGCACCACGGCGTTCATGCTCGCCATCCACGTCGGGGCGGTGTTCGCCCTGCTGCCCCGCTTCTGGAGCTGGCAGAGCGTGGTGGCGCTGGCGGTTCTCTACTGGGTCACGGTGCTGGGGGTCACGCTCGGCCTGCACCGCCTGCTGGCCCACCGCAGCTTCGTCGCCCCCCGCTGGGTGGAGCGCACCCTGGTGCTGATGGGCACTCTGGCCTGCCAGAGCGGCCCGATCGAATGGGTGGGGCTGCACCGCCACCACCACAAGTTCTCTGACCAGGCCAACGACCACCACGACGCCGGCCGCGGCCTCTGGTGGAGTCACAGCGACTGGATGCTGCATGAGATCCCTGCCGTGCAGCACGTGGAGAGGTTCACGGGCGACCTGCAGCGCGACCCCTTCTACCGCTGGCTGGATCGCTGGTTCCTGCTGCTGCAGATCCCCCTGGGCGCGGCCCTGTGGTGGTACGGCGAGCGGGCCAATGTGCACGGCGGCGGCCTGGGCATGGTGCTCTGGGCCATCCCCCTGCGGCTGGTGATCGTTTATCACGTCACCTGGCTGGTGAACAGCGCCACCCACGCCTTCGGCTACCGCAACTTCGACAGCCCTGATCTGTCGCGCAACTGCTGGTGGGTGGCGATCCTCTCCTTCGGCGAGGGCTGGCACAACAACCACCATGCCCACCCGGCCAGCGCCCGCCACGGCCTGCGCTGGTTCGAGTTCGACATCACCTGGCAGCACATCAAGCTGCTGCGTTCCCTGGGCCTGGCCAAGCGAATCCGTGAGGCCCGCTACGTGCCCGGTGCGGCCTACGCCCCCAACTCCTGA
- a CDS encoding hydrogenase maturation nickel metallochaperone HypA — MHEVDMTRCLLLSLEEWKQEHHPHVPCVQVVHLQVGTFTCVEPAALVFTYGAAVQGSWLDGSELRIESVPLRARCVACGSDYSPDPAQAYQSPCCHHPMEEILSGRELRIRSIDYTSPAVPADRASILSA; from the coding sequence ATGCATGAAGTGGACATGACCCGCTGCCTGCTGCTTTCGCTCGAAGAGTGGAAGCAGGAGCACCATCCCCACGTTCCCTGCGTGCAGGTCGTGCATCTGCAGGTGGGCACCTTCACCTGCGTGGAACCCGCCGCGCTGGTGTTCACCTACGGGGCCGCGGTGCAGGGCAGTTGGCTGGATGGTTCGGAGCTGCGCATCGAATCGGTGCCGCTGCGGGCGCGCTGTGTGGCCTGCGGCAGCGACTACAGCCCCGACCCTGCCCAGGCCTATCAATCTCCCTGCTGCCACCACCCGATGGAGGAGATCCTCTCGGGCCGTGAGCTGAGGATTCGCAGCATCGATTACACCTCCCCCGCTGTACCCGCAGACCGGGCTTCCATCCTTTCCGCCTGA
- the dnaB gene encoding replicative DNA helicase has translation MVSVPFPAADGPGAVPTTAPGGAAGGAGPFRRRGREQDEARFEALPDQLPPQNLEAEEAVLGGILLDPDAMGRIADVLRPEAFYLTAHREVYRTALMLHSQGKPTDLTAMAAWLADTGQLEKVGGTNRLVELVERTLSTASIDQVARLVMDKYLRRQLIRSGNEVIRLGFDQSKPMEQVLDEAEQQIFAISQEKPSVGLTPTAEILTSTFNEIESRSVGTSMAGIAVNFYDLDAITQGLQRSDLIIVAGRPAMGKTSIVLNIAKNVAQLHQLPVCVFSLEMSKEQLTYRLLSMEVGIESGRLRTGRLQQEEWPLLGQGINTLGQLPLFIDDKPNAGVLEMRSLCRRLMAEQGKELGLIVIDYLQLMEGSTPDNRVQELSRITRGLKGMARELNVPVIALSQLSRGVESRTNKRPMLSDLRESGSIEQDADLVLMIYRDEYYNPDTADRGITEVIVTKHRNGPVGTVKLLFEPQFTRFRNLASPSGG, from the coding sequence ATGGTGAGCGTCCCTTTTCCAGCTGCGGACGGCCCCGGTGCCGTGCCCACGACCGCGCCAGGCGGGGCGGCGGGCGGTGCCGGGCCGTTCCGGCGGCGCGGGCGCGAGCAGGACGAAGCCCGCTTCGAGGCCCTGCCCGACCAGCTGCCTCCCCAGAACCTGGAGGCGGAGGAGGCGGTGTTGGGCGGCATCCTGCTCGACCCCGACGCCATGGGCCGCATCGCCGACGTGCTGCGTCCGGAGGCCTTCTATCTCACAGCCCACCGGGAGGTGTACCGCACCGCCCTGATGCTGCACAGCCAGGGCAAGCCCACCGACCTCACCGCCATGGCCGCCTGGTTGGCCGATACGGGCCAGCTGGAGAAGGTGGGCGGCACCAACCGGCTGGTGGAGCTGGTGGAGCGCACGCTCAGCACCGCCTCGATCGACCAGGTCGCCCGCCTGGTGATGGACAAATACCTGCGCCGTCAGTTGATCCGCTCCGGCAACGAGGTGATCCGGCTGGGTTTCGACCAGTCGAAGCCGATGGAGCAGGTGCTCGATGAGGCGGAGCAGCAGATCTTCGCGATCAGCCAGGAGAAACCGTCGGTGGGGCTCACCCCCACCGCCGAAATCCTCACCAGCACCTTCAACGAGATCGAAAGCCGCTCCGTCGGCACGTCGATGGCTGGCATCGCGGTCAACTTCTACGACCTCGACGCCATCACCCAGGGCCTGCAGCGCAGCGATCTGATCATCGTGGCGGGTCGGCCGGCGATGGGCAAAACCTCGATCGTGCTCAACATCGCCAAGAACGTGGCCCAGCTCCACCAGCTGCCGGTGTGCGTGTTTTCGCTGGAGATGAGCAAGGAGCAGCTCACCTACCGGCTGCTTTCGATGGAGGTGGGGATCGAGAGCGGCCGGCTGCGCACCGGGCGCCTGCAGCAGGAGGAATGGCCGCTGCTGGGCCAGGGCATCAACACCCTGGGCCAGCTGCCCCTGTTCATCGACGACAAGCCGAATGCGGGCGTGCTGGAGATGCGCTCGCTCTGCCGGCGGCTGATGGCCGAGCAGGGCAAGGAGCTGGGCCTGATCGTGATCGATTATCTGCAGCTGATGGAGGGCTCCACCCCCGACAACCGCGTGCAGGAGCTGTCGCGCATCACCCGGGGCCTCAAGGGCATGGCCCGCGAGCTGAACGTGCCGGTGATCGCCCTTTCCCAGCTCAGCCGCGGCGTGGAGAGCCGTACCAACAAGCGGCCGATGCTGAGCGATCTGCGTGAATCGGGCTCCATCGAGCAGGACGCCGACCTGGTGCTGATGATCTACCGCGACGAGTACTACAACCCGGACACGGCCGATCGCGGCATCACCGAAGTGATCGTCACCAAGCACCGCAACGGCCCGGTGGGCACGGTGAAGCTGCTGTTCGAGCCGCAGTTCACCCGCTTCCGCAATCTGGCGAGCCCATCCGGCGGCTGA
- the hypB gene encoding hydrogenase nickel incorporation protein HypB: MHMPLEDTLGRNLLAANQHRADHNREHFDAWKLLCLNVMSSPGAGKTSLLERTITALSPELAMAVLEGDMTTQLDADRLAAVGVPVVPITTGRACHLDAAMVSGGLTLLQQRLDPAALDLLWVENVGNLVCPAEFEVGEHLKVALLSVTEGDDKPLKYPVMFREADCVLITKIDLLPYVPADVSRIEEHVRAVNPRAQVFRVSAGTGQGMGEWHRWLLATVREHAASQPPALVNA, encoded by the coding sequence ATGCACATGCCCCTGGAAGACACACTCGGACGCAACCTGTTGGCGGCCAATCAACACCGTGCCGACCACAACCGCGAGCATTTCGATGCCTGGAAGCTGCTCTGCCTGAATGTGATGAGCAGTCCCGGCGCCGGCAAGACCTCCCTACTGGAGCGCACGATCACGGCCCTTTCGCCCGAGCTGGCGATGGCGGTGCTGGAGGGCGACATGACCACCCAGCTGGATGCCGACCGGCTGGCAGCGGTGGGGGTGCCGGTGGTGCCGATCACCACCGGCCGGGCCTGCCATCTCGATGCGGCGATGGTGAGCGGCGGCCTCACCCTGCTGCAGCAGCGGCTCGATCCTGCGGCGCTGGATCTGCTGTGGGTGGAGAACGTGGGCAATCTGGTGTGCCCGGCGGAATTCGAGGTGGGTGAACACCTCAAGGTGGCGCTGCTGAGTGTCACCGAAGGCGATGACAAGCCGCTCAAGTATCCGGTGATGTTCCGCGAGGCCGATTGTGTGTTGATCACCAAGATCGATCTGCTGCCGTATGTGCCGGCGGATGTGAGCCGCATCGAGGAGCATGTGCGGGCGGTGAATCCCCGCGCCCAGGTGTTCCGCGTGTCGGCCGGCACGGGCCAGGGCATGGGCGAGTGGCACCGCTGGCTGCTGGCCACGGTGCGTGAGCACGCCGCCAGCCAGCCGCCGGCCCTGGTGAACGCCTGA
- a CDS encoding methionine gamma-lyase family protein, translated as MDGQDEKGTASAWACEQVAAAAARIAPLAARHTAAVKPGLERVLAAFAAERLGPHHFASVSGYGHGDLGREVLDRVFARVLGAEAAAVRLQFVSGTHAIAAALFGVLRPGDRLLSITGRPYDTLEEVIGLRGSGQGSLAEFGIHYDELALRADGTVEEDGLAAALTPPTRLVLIQRSCGYSWRPSLQVATIGRLVERVKQLQPGCLCFVDNCYGEFVEGLEPPAVGADLIAGSLIKNAGGTIAPTGGYVAGGAEWVERACCRLTAPGIGSEGGTGFDLYRLLFQGLFLAPQMVAEALIGAELVASVFSALGYAVQPLVGAPRSDVIQAVRFGAPEPLIQVCRAFQACSPVGAYLDPVPAPMPGYASELVMAGGSFIDGSTSEFSADAPLREPYVLFAQGGTHRAHVELALERALTALNPQRLS; from the coding sequence ATGGACGGGCAGGACGAGAAAGGAACCGCCTCGGCCTGGGCCTGCGAGCAGGTGGCAGCCGCCGCTGCGCGGATCGCGCCGCTGGCGGCCCGGCACACCGCCGCGGTGAAGCCCGGACTGGAGAGGGTGCTGGCCGCCTTCGCCGCCGAACGTCTCGGCCCCCATCACTTCGCCTCGGTGAGCGGCTACGGCCATGGCGACCTGGGCCGGGAGGTGCTGGACCGGGTGTTCGCCCGGGTGCTGGGGGCGGAGGCGGCGGCGGTGCGGCTGCAGTTCGTCAGCGGCACCCACGCCATCGCCGCAGCCCTGTTCGGCGTGCTGCGGCCGGGCGACCGCCTGCTCTCGATCACCGGCCGTCCTTACGACACATTGGAAGAGGTGATCGGCCTGCGCGGCAGCGGCCAGGGGTCGCTGGCCGAGTTCGGCATCCACTACGACGAGCTCGCCCTGCGGGCCGACGGCACGGTGGAGGAGGACGGCCTCGCCGCCGCCCTCACACCCCCCACCCGGCTGGTGCTGATCCAGCGCAGTTGCGGCTACAGCTGGCGGCCCTCGCTGCAGGTGGCCACGATCGGCCGCCTGGTGGAGCGCGTGAAGCAGCTGCAGCCCGGTTGCCTCTGCTTCGTCGACAACTGCTATGGCGAATTCGTGGAGGGGCTGGAGCCCCCGGCCGTGGGCGCCGACCTGATCGCCGGCTCGCTGATCAAGAACGCCGGCGGCACGATTGCCCCCACCGGCGGCTACGTGGCCGGCGGCGCCGAATGGGTGGAGCGGGCCTGCTGCCGGCTGACGGCGCCGGGCATCGGCAGCGAGGGGGGCACCGGCTTCGATCTCTATCGGCTGCTGTTCCAGGGGTTGTTCCTGGCGCCTCAGATGGTGGCAGAGGCCCTGATCGGCGCCGAGCTGGTGGCCTCCGTGTTCAGCGCACTCGGCTATGCCGTGCAGCCGCTGGTGGGGGCCCCCCGCAGTGACGTGATCCAGGCAGTGCGCTTCGGGGCGCCGGAGCCGTTGATCCAGGTGTGCCGCGCCTTTCAGGCCTGTTCGCCGGTGGGCGCTTACCTCGACCCGGTGCCGGCGCCCATGCCGGGATACGCCAGTGAGCTGGTGATGGCCGGCGGCAGCTTCATCGACGGCAGCACCAGTGAGTTCTCCGCCGACGCCCCCCTGCGCGAGCCCTACGTGCTGTTCGCCCAGGGAGGCACCCACCGCGCCCACGTGGAGCTGGCCCTGGAGCGGGCGCTCACGGCCCTGAATCCGCAGCGGCTGAGCTGA
- the speB gene encoding agmatinase yields MTATPGPEEAFDRRSSSTGAGQQGAEALEKEARLPLTGWQQEVDQGLRYGLEAAESIVDRRISTFSRGELPHYAGINTFMKAPYIEDVNRVGDFDVAIVGIPHDCGTTYRPGTRFGPQGIRRISALYTPYNYEMGVDLRESISLCDVGDIFTIPANNEKSFDQISKGVAHVFASGAFPILLGGDHSIGFPTVRGVCRHLGDKKVGIIHFDRHVDTQEIDLDERMHTCPWFHATNMANAPAENLVQLGIGGWQVPREGVKVCRERGTNVLTVTDICDMGLEAAAKYAIERATDGTDCVYISFDIDCIDAGFVPGTGWPEPGGLLPREALKLLELIVRNVPVCGLEVVEVSPPYDISDMTSLMATRVICDVMAHLVVSGQLPRKQKPAWLHEACNMNVDQKWR; encoded by the coding sequence ATGACAGCAACCCCAGGGCCTGAAGAGGCCTTTGACCGCCGCAGTTCCAGTACAGGCGCCGGCCAGCAGGGCGCCGAGGCGCTCGAGAAGGAAGCCCGTCTGCCGCTCACCGGTTGGCAGCAGGAGGTGGACCAGGGGCTGCGCTATGGCCTCGAAGCGGCCGAGAGCATCGTTGACCGGCGCATCTCCACCTTCTCGCGCGGTGAGCTGCCCCACTACGCGGGCATCAACACCTTCATGAAGGCGCCCTACATCGAAGACGTGAACCGCGTCGGTGACTTCGATGTGGCGATCGTGGGCATCCCGCACGATTGCGGCACCACCTACCGCCCCGGCACCCGCTTCGGCCCCCAGGGCATCCGCCGCATCTCAGCGCTTTACACCCCCTACAACTACGAAATGGGGGTGGATCTGCGCGAATCGATCAGCCTCTGCGATGTGGGCGACATCTTCACGATTCCCGCCAACAACGAGAAGAGCTTCGACCAGATCTCCAAGGGGGTGGCGCATGTGTTCGCCAGCGGCGCCTTCCCGATTCTGCTCGGCGGTGATCACTCGATCGGCTTCCCCACGGTGCGGGGCGTCTGCCGCCACCTCGGCGACAAGAAGGTGGGCATCATCCACTTCGACCGCCATGTGGACACCCAGGAGATCGACCTGGATGAACGCATGCACACCTGCCCCTGGTTCCATGCCACCAACATGGCCAACGCGCCGGCCGAGAACCTGGTGCAGCTCGGCATCGGCGGCTGGCAGGTGCCGCGCGAAGGGGTGAAGGTGTGCCGCGAGCGGGGCACCAACGTGCTCACCGTCACGGACATCTGCGACATGGGCCTGGAGGCCGCCGCGAAGTATGCGATCGAGCGCGCCACCGATGGCACCGACTGCGTCTACATCTCCTTCGACATCGACTGCATCGACGCCGGCTTCGTGCCCGGCACCGGCTGGCCGGAACCGGGCGGCCTGCTGCCACGGGAAGCCCTCAAGCTGCTGGAGCTGATCGTGCGCAACGTGCCGGTGTGTGGCCTTGAGGTGGTGGAAGTTTCCCCCCCCTACGACATCAGCGACATGACGTCCCTGATGGCCACGCGCGTGATCTGCGATGTGATGGCCCACCTGGTGGTGAGCGGTCAGCTGCCCCGCAAGCAGAAACCAGCCTGGCTGCATGAGGCCTGCAACATGAACGTCGACCAGAAATGGAGGTGA
- the rplI gene encoding 50S ribosomal protein L9 translates to MAKRVSVVLSEDILSLGKDGELVEVAPGYARNFLLPQGKAVPVTPAVLRQVEHRRAKEAERQAVLLQEAEAFRTALNTIGRFTVKKQTGGDDVLFGTVTNGDVAEAIEAATKKEVDRRHIEVPEIHRTGSYKVQIKLHHDVVAEINLEVVSH, encoded by the coding sequence ATGGCCAAGCGTGTATCCGTTGTCCTCAGCGAGGACATTCTCAGCCTCGGCAAGGACGGTGAGCTGGTGGAAGTGGCGCCCGGCTACGCCCGCAACTTCCTGCTCCCCCAAGGCAAAGCCGTGCCCGTCACCCCGGCGGTGCTGCGTCAGGTGGAGCACCGCCGCGCCAAGGAGGCCGAGCGCCAGGCCGTGCTGCTGCAGGAGGCGGAAGCCTTCCGCACGGCCTTGAACACCATCGGCCGCTTCACGGTCAAGAAGCAGACCGGCGGTGACGACGTCCTCTTCGGCACCGTCACCAACGGCGATGTGGCCGAGGCCATCGAAGCGGCCACCAAGAAAGAGGTCGACCGCCGCCATATCGAGGTGCCCGAGATCCACCGCACCGGCTCCTACAAGGTGCAGATCAAGCTCCACCACGACGTGGTGGCCGAGATCAACCTGGAAGTGGTCAGCCACTGA
- the glnT gene encoding type III glutamate--ammonia ligase translates to MELASPSAPLPATPSAPQPTTAGVGEDVQVDLLSRGVKYALASFVDIHGNGKAKAVPLDHFASMLSGSELFTGAALDGVPQDVSDDEVAAIPDLASATVLPWRRDVVWLASSLQLNGAPFEACSRQILTRVRQQAAALGYRFNLGIETEFFVLRRQDDGTLVPASGRDTLDKPCYDLGGLLDNLDWLDELVQSMNGLGWGVYSFDHEDGNGQFEIDFAYAEALTMADRLTFFKLMAKEICRRHGLIASFMPKPFAHRTGSGAHFNMSLADVQSGANLFDPGSGEPGAITPLAEQFIAGVLRHAAAICAVIAPTVNSYKRLVAQGSMSGFTWAPVFICHGNNNRTNMLRIPSAGGRVECRAADSSCNPYLGAALILAAGLEGIREQLVPPPANRVNAYRLSAAERAERGLHTLPRHLGEAVEAFAADPLCREVFGPAMFDAFVSLKRAEWEAYHGAISAWELEHYLEFF, encoded by the coding sequence ATGGAGCTGGCCAGCCCATCGGCACCGCTGCCAGCGACGCCATCGGCGCCTCAGCCGACGACCGCAGGCGTGGGGGAAGACGTGCAGGTGGATCTGCTCAGCCGCGGCGTGAAGTATGCGCTGGCCAGCTTCGTGGACATCCACGGCAACGGCAAGGCGAAGGCGGTGCCGCTCGATCACTTCGCCTCGATGCTGTCGGGTTCGGAGCTGTTCACTGGGGCGGCGCTTGATGGCGTGCCGCAGGATGTCAGCGACGACGAAGTGGCGGCCATCCCCGATCTGGCCAGCGCCACAGTGTTGCCCTGGCGCCGTGATGTGGTGTGGCTGGCCAGCAGCCTGCAGCTCAACGGCGCCCCGTTCGAGGCCTGCAGCCGCCAGATCCTGACGCGGGTGCGGCAGCAGGCGGCGGCGCTGGGCTACCGCTTCAACCTCGGCATCGAAACCGAATTCTTCGTGCTGCGCCGCCAGGACGATGGAACCCTGGTGCCGGCCAGCGGCCGCGACACGCTCGATAAACCCTGCTACGACCTGGGCGGCCTGCTGGACAACCTCGACTGGCTCGATGAGCTGGTGCAGAGCATGAATGGCCTGGGCTGGGGCGTGTATTCCTTCGATCACGAAGACGGCAACGGCCAGTTCGAGATCGATTTCGCCTATGCCGAGGCGCTCACCATGGCCGACCGGCTCACCTTCTTCAAGCTGATGGCGAAGGAGATCTGCCGCCGCCATGGGCTGATCGCCAGCTTCATGCCCAAGCCGTTCGCGCACCGCACCGGCAGCGGCGCCCACTTCAACATGTCGCTGGCGGATGTGCAGAGCGGCGCCAATCTGTTCGATCCCGGCAGTGGCGAACCGGGTGCGATCACCCCGCTGGCGGAGCAGTTCATCGCCGGGGTGCTGCGCCATGCCGCTGCGATCTGCGCCGTGATCGCCCCCACGGTGAACAGCTACAAGCGGCTGGTGGCACAGGGGAGCATGAGCGGCTTCACCTGGGCACCGGTGTTCATCTGCCACGGCAACAACAACCGCACCAACATGCTGCGCATTCCTTCCGCTGGCGGGCGGGTGGAGTGCCGCGCCGCCGACAGCTCCTGCAACCCCTACCTGGGGGCGGCGCTGATCCTGGCGGCAGGCCTGGAAGGCATCCGCGAGCAGCTGGTGCCGCCCCCCGCCAACCGGGTGAATGCCTACCGGCTGAGCGCGGCGGAGCGGGCCGAGCGCGGGCTGCACACGCTGCCGCGCCACCTGGGCGAAGCGGTCGAGGCGTTTGCCGCCGATCCGCTCTGCCGTGAGGTGTTCGGGCCCGCGATGTTCGACGCCTTCGTGTCACTGAAGCGGGCGGAATGGGAGGCCTATCACGGCGCGATTTCGGCCTGGGAGCTGGAGCACTACCTGGAGTTCTTCTGA
- a CDS encoding APC family permease — MEPNPTARTPEPEPPAPAAAGGLLHILGLGFGLAGAVGGSMGAGILRTPGLVAAQLGSAPLILLAWLVGGLYALCGAFAVAELGAALPRAGGWTIYARRALGDRAGFAVGWIDWLGHCAGLAWVAITIGEFARGLVPALPPGGKAVALFTLVGFALLQRLGLRAGSLSQQILSLLKAVAFLALIGACLLVAPPAASTSAPLLAPSDTPLALAAAGVFALQAVITTYDGWQSPIYFAEEFTAPATDLPRSLIGGVVAVTGVYLLVNVALLKVLPLEAMAASTLPLADAAARLFGPFSAQLITALALLSSIGLVNTVIMCAPRILFGLSRDGLFLPVFARVNAGGTPDAALLLTTAVTATLILCGDFQLLLGVSVFFYVLLYFTGITSLFLLRWREPELERPVRAWGYPLSAAVVWLGSLAFLISAAIGDSTNSLIAAGLIALSLPAQLLSRRMGSPDCGSG; from the coding sequence ATGGAACCCAACCCAACGGCCAGAACGCCGGAACCGGAACCACCAGCGCCCGCCGCCGCCGGCGGCTTGCTGCACATCCTCGGGCTGGGCTTCGGGCTGGCTGGGGCGGTGGGCGGCTCGATGGGTGCCGGCATCCTGCGCACCCCGGGGCTGGTGGCGGCCCAGCTGGGCAGCGCTCCGCTGATCCTGCTGGCCTGGCTGGTGGGTGGGCTCTATGCCCTCTGCGGTGCCTTCGCCGTGGCGGAACTGGGAGCGGCCCTGCCCCGTGCCGGTGGCTGGACGATCTACGCCCGCCGCGCCCTCGGCGATCGCGCCGGCTTTGCCGTGGGCTGGATCGACTGGCTCGGCCATTGCGCCGGCCTGGCCTGGGTGGCGATCACGATCGGGGAGTTCGCCCGCGGCCTGGTGCCGGCGCTGCCCCCCGGCGGCAAGGCGGTGGCCCTGTTCACCCTGGTGGGCTTCGCCCTGCTGCAACGGCTGGGCCTGCGGGCGGGCAGCCTCAGCCAGCAGATCCTCAGCCTGCTCAAGGCCGTCGCTTTTCTGGCCTTGATCGGCGCCTGCCTGCTGGTGGCCCCGCCCGCCGCCAGCACGAGCGCGCCGCTGCTGGCCCCGAGCGACACCCCGCTGGCCCTGGCCGCCGCCGGGGTGTTCGCGCTTCAGGCCGTGATCACCACCTACGACGGCTGGCAGAGCCCGATCTACTTCGCTGAGGAGTTCACCGCGCCGGCCACCGACCTGCCCCGCTCCCTGATCGGCGGCGTGGTCGCCGTCACGGGGGTCTACCTGCTGGTGAACGTGGCCCTGCTCAAGGTGCTGCCGCTGGAGGCGATGGCCGCCTCCACCCTGCCGCTGGCCGACGCTGCCGCCCGCCTGTTCGGGCCGTTCAGCGCCCAGCTGATCACCGCCCTGGCGCTGCTGTCCTCAATCGGGCTGGTCAACACGGTGATCATGTGTGCGCCGCGCATCCTGTTCGGCCTCAGCCGCGATGGCCTGTTCCTGCCCGTCTTCGCGCGGGTGAATGCGGGCGGCACCCCCGATGCGGCCCTGCTGCTCACCACCGCCGTGACGGCGACCCTGATCCTCTGCGGCGATTTCCAGCTGCTGCTGGGTGTGTCCGTCTTTTTCTATGTGCTGCTCTATTTCACCGGCATCACGTCGCTGTTTCTGCTGCGCTGGCGGGAACCGGAGCTGGAGCGCCCGGTGCGGGCCTGGGGCTACCCGCTCAGCGCGGCGGTGGTGTGGCTGGGCTCGCTCGCCTTTCTGATCAGCGCCGCCATCGGCGACAGCACCAACAGCCTGATCGCCGCCGGGTTGATCGCCCTCAGCCTGCCGGCGCAGCTGCTCAGCCGCCGGATGGGCTCGCCAGATTGCGGAAGCGGGTGA
- a CDS encoding fatty acid desaturase → MTVTPQRRAPWAAVSERRAKAVAAKPAGVASLVPAALSLPRAQALHRPRRGEPIPSSPPGRRWGTIGFMIVIHLLAVLALLPQFWSVPAVTSMLVLYWVTGCLGVTLGYHRLLAHRALRVPQWLERFFATCGALSCQHGPIDWAGLHRHHHKFSDTDADHHNSHKGFWWSHMGWMMEEIPAMAAVPRLTGDLARDPYYRWLNTNFLLLQVPLGLLLFWIGTVTGAGGWALVLWGIPLRLVVLYHCTWLVNSATHCWGSIAHVSGDKSRNNPWVAALTFGEGWHNNHHAFPHSARHGFGPRQFDLTWQHIRLLKALGLATQVRLPKATAAL, encoded by the coding sequence ATGACCGTCACGCCCCAGCGCCGTGCCCCATGGGCGGCCGTCTCAGAAAGGAGGGCCAAGGCCGTAGCCGCCAAGCCTGCCGGCGTTGCCAGCCTTGTGCCGGCAGCCCTCTCCCTGCCCCGGGCTCAGGCGCTGCATCGCCCCCGCCGCGGTGAACCCATCCCCTCCTCGCCACCGGGTCGCCGCTGGGGCACGATCGGCTTCATGATCGTGATCCACCTGCTGGCCGTGCTGGCCCTGCTGCCCCAGTTCTGGAGCGTGCCGGCCGTCACCTCCATGCTGGTGCTCTATTGGGTCACCGGCTGCCTGGGCGTCACGCTCGGCTACCACCGCCTGCTGGCCCACCGGGCCCTGCGGGTGCCCCAGTGGCTGGAGCGCTTCTTCGCCACCTGCGGCGCGCTCAGCTGCCAGCACGGTCCGATCGACTGGGCCGGCCTGCACCGCCACCACCACAAGTTCTCGGACACCGACGCCGACCACCACAACAGCCACAAGGGCTTCTGGTGGAGCCACATGGGCTGGATGATGGAAGAGATCCCGGCGATGGCCGCCGTGCCCCGGCTCACCGGTGATCTGGCCCGCGACCCCTACTACCGCTGGCTGAACACCAACTTCCTGCTGCTGCAGGTGCCCCTGGGCCTGCTGCTGTTCTGGATCGGCACGGTCACCGGTGCCGGCGGCTGGGCCCTGGTTCTGTGGGGCATCCCGCTGCGCCTGGTGGTGCTCTACCACTGCACCTGGCTGGTGAACAGCGCCACCCACTGCTGGGGCAGCATCGCCCACGTCAGCGGCGACAAGTCACGCAACAACCCCTGGGTGGCGGCGCTCACCTTCGGTGAGGGCTGGCACAACAACCACCACGCCTTCCCCCACTCGGCCCGCCACGGTTTCGGTCCCCGTCAGTTCGACCTCACCTGGCAGCACATCCGGCTGCTGAAGGCCCTGGGCCTGGCCACCCAGGTGCGCCTGCCGAAGGCCACGGCAGCCCTCTGA
- the gcvH gene encoding glycine cleavage system protein GcvH gives MALQFPDDCRYADSHEYARPDGELMRIGVSAFAVDQLGDIVFVELPEVGSQLERGSSFGSVESVKAVEEMYAPISGTVELRNEAVLTSPEELQNDPHGEGWLLLVRPSDAAEFADLMDAATYRLKVEGS, from the coding sequence ATGGCGCTCCAGTTCCCCGACGACTGCCGCTATGCGGACAGCCATGAATACGCCCGGCCGGATGGGGAGCTGATGCGCATCGGCGTGAGCGCCTTCGCCGTCGATCAGCTGGGCGACATCGTGTTCGTAGAGCTGCCGGAGGTGGGCAGCCAGCTGGAGCGAGGCTCCAGTTTCGGCTCGGTGGAATCGGTGAAGGCGGTGGAGGAGATGTACGCGCCGATCAGCGGCACGGTGGAGCTGCGCAACGAAGCGGTGCTGACCAGCCCGGAGGAACTGCAGAACGATCCCCACGGCGAAGGCTGGCTGCTGCTGGTGCGCCCCAGCGACGCCGCCGAATTCGCTGATCTCATGGATGCCGCCACTTACCGCCTGAAGGTGGAAGGCAGCTGA